In the Urocitellus parryii isolate mUroPar1 chromosome 1, mUroPar1.hap1, whole genome shotgun sequence genome, TGTGTTCTGTTGATGACATTGTTCTCATAGGGTTATATCTGTCCTGTTTCTTAACTTTTACTTAATGAAAGATAATTTCaacactaaaaattataaaatatctgtaGTGATCACATTTGTGTGTGGGGGTCTTTCTCTAGTGTTGATGTTTGCCTATTTTTCTCCAGTCTGATTTATTCTTTTGCCTTCATTTTAATTAGTATTATTTGCCACATTCAATCCTTTGCACAACAAGGCAGgtgtgaataaattaattttataatttaattcagtactcattttaattttctcactAATGAAGTTTTGtcagtttatttatatatttaagacattattttaaaaattagtttctctATATTGTGATTTCTGTTTTGATGAAGATATAATTTCAAAGGTTTTATAAAACTAATTATATTACATAAGTAAACACCTTTAAGTTTCTTACTTAGATCTATACCCCACTGTTTTgagtaaaagataaaaaatgtgtAACAGTTATTGGAAAGGGGATCTTGCTTATGAGAAGTCAAATGAACTCACTTCATATTCTTGACCTTTGCATCATTAATTCAGATAGCCAAGTAGCTTGCCACTAGACCATTTTTAGAGGAGTGACTCATTTTTatgattcatttttctgttgattcaataaacattttcttgTGGTAGCCTTTATTAGTGTATCTTCTAATACTTTATGCATTTTAAAGCTTTCCACTTAAATGTCTTGTTTCTTAGCTGTTTCCTTAGTGATTAAAAGTTCCAGTTGTTACTATCAATCTATAACAGCTGAAAGAACAACTCTGCTTTCCAAACTAGCTCTCCTAAATTCCCGTTGTTAGAGTTGGTATCTATATTTAGCTGGTGGGATTAAATTGCAAAGGCTTCAAGCTGGGCAAAGCACACTGATCTGCCTTTTTACAGCTAGACCTGTGTGCTGCAAGGAGCTAAGGCCTTCAGTGTCCCCTTCCTTACCCAGGTTACTCACAAAATGGATTCCCAGCGGGAACTCGCAGAGGAACTGCGGCTTTACCAATCCACCCTTCTTCAGGATGGTCTAAAAGATCTCCTGGATGAGAAAAAATTCATCGATTGCACCCTAAAAGCCGGTGACAAAAGTCTTCCTTGCCACAGATTGATTTTGTCCGCTTGTAGTCCTTATTTCCGTGagtattttttatctgaaattgatgaagagaaaaaaaaggaggttGTACTAGATAATGTAGACCCTGCTGTGCTTGATTTGATCATCAAATACCTGTACTCTGCCAGTATCGATCTCAATGATGGAAACGTGCAAGATATTTTTGCATTGGCCAGTCGCTTTCAGATCCCCTCAGTGTTCACTGTCTGCGTTTCTTATCTTCAGAAAAGACTTGCTCCTGGTAACTGTCTAGCCATCCTAAGATTAGGACTTCTTCTTGATTGCCCGAGACTTGCCATTTCTGCTCGTGAATTTGTGTCTGAACGCTTTGTACAGATTTGTAAGGAAGAGGACTTTATGCAGCTGTCTCCACAGGAACTGATCTCAGTCATTTCAAATGACAGCCTAAATGTAGAAAAGGAAGAAGCAGTATTTGAGGCAGTAATGAAATGGGTGCGAACAGACAAAGAAAATAGGGTGAAAAATCTTAGCGAAGTGTTTGATTGTATTCGTTTTCGCCtaatgacagaaaaatattttaaagatcatgTTGAGAAAGATGATATCATCAAAAGCAACTcagaacttcagaaaaaaatcaaagttctaaAAGATGCTTTTGCTGGCAAACTCCCAGAACCTAGCAAAAATACAGAGAAGACTAAGGAGGGTGAGGTGAatggtgatgttggtgatgaAGATTTGCTTCCTGGTTACCTGAACGACATTCCCAGGCATGGAATGTTTGTCAAAGACCTTATCCTATTGGTTAATGACACAGCCGCAGTAGCTTATGATCCCGCAGAAAATGAATGCTACCTTACTGCACTGGCTGAGCAGATCCCCAGAAATCATTCCAGCATTGTTACCCAACAAAATCAAGTATATGTGGTAGGAGGACTATATgtggatgaagaaaataaggaTCAACCTCTACAGTCATACTTTTTCCAGGTAAGAAAGACTATTTAAGTAGAGGTATAAAGGTAAGGCTGTTTTCAACATCCAATTAGCTAGTTTGTGAATTATCCAGGCTGTTTGCATCATATTTAACTGATATCCTATTGTATGTAGTCCCTTGCACTTTTACTACTTAgggaaatgacaaaaatattcgACTGcttgttaatatttaataaaaggttTGGTGCAGAATTGCTTTATAGTCTTACCCAACATATGTTTATAGTTGATGGTAATTATAATCCTTCAAAGTCCAGTCATTTAGTGAAAACTAATTTTGTATACTCTTCCCTGAAAAATACATAAGTCTTTTCCTAAATCAAATTCTTTCTCTAGATGAAAGTACTTTACACATTATAAAGTGATAACtggtcaaattttctttttctcccagttTCCTTTTTTCCTAAAGTTGAAGTTTTGAGAGGTTGCATTTCATCTCTTATTTATGGCTACTGCCTAAAAGATAATTttgttcaaaatgaaaagaacttaTATACATATTCTATACACTTTGGATTACTTTATAGAAAAACTGCACAAGTGTCACTGATTTGAGTTATacttagaagtttctgtttattttatcacatttatttggATCAGTTATAATCAGACATTATTTCAACTTAAtgatctgttttaaaaaaaagggaaaaacaatctTTTGTGTTACCACAgaaatttataggaaaataagTCTTCCTAAACTAATAAACTCTCTGTAGTTTGTTTGAAGGGAATTTGATTCATAATATCAATACATTATAGTTTGTCAGTTTATGAAGGAAACAGTGGCTTAACTTTTATCTTAAATAATGCCAATACCAATACTATGTAGGTTACAACTATCTCAGAAGAGTTTGTTTAGAACATAGCTAACCATGGCTTGGGGCTTCCAGCACTGAGTTGGAAAGGCCAAAGATAAGCAAGTGTAGAATGTCATACCACAGTCACAATATGCTCTCAAAATATATGACATACTATGCATTCACCAAATACTACCTTTGATTTTTCTGGCCTTGGAAAATAAAGTCATAATAATACATATGAATcatgtttcttaattttcaaaattccagtaaaaaatatcataaacagGGAGCTGAAGtcatgctcagtggtagagcacttgcttagtatgtgtgaggcactgggttcaatcctcagcaacacataaaaataaataaataaaggtatgtgtccattcacaactaaaactttttgtaaaaaaatcataaacatttGAATATGAAGCAAACTTCCCAAGCCCTACTTTTAAATTCAAACAAGCTTCAAAAAgggaaaattcaatgaaaaagaCTATAAACATAGCCAGGaggtaaaaatatcaaaacatagacaatatatatagagagagaaagggaacaaggaagggagggagagaaaaacagATAAGTCAGATTCAAGGAATAGTTATAGCCATAGAATAATACCCAAAGTTCCTTCAGGTTTTTTTTACTCCATTTcacatttaatttatgaaatatatctACAACCCAACCCCATTTGTTTCAAGTGTTCAGTGTAAtcttaatctttattttcttccatcccATTACTACTCTTACTATTACTCATACAGCTTC is a window encoding:
- the Klhl41 gene encoding kelch-like protein 41, which produces MDSQRELAEELRLYQSTLLQDGLKDLLDEKKFIDCTLKAGDKSLPCHRLILSACSPYFREYFLSEIDEEKKKEVVLDNVDPAVLDLIIKYLYSASIDLNDGNVQDIFALASRFQIPSVFTVCVSYLQKRLAPGNCLAILRLGLLLDCPRLAISAREFVSERFVQICKEEDFMQLSPQELISVISNDSLNVEKEEAVFEAVMKWVRTDKENRVKNLSEVFDCIRFRLMTEKYFKDHVEKDDIIKSNSELQKKIKVLKDAFAGKLPEPSKNTEKTKEGEVNGDVGDEDLLPGYLNDIPRHGMFVKDLILLVNDTAAVAYDPAENECYLTALAEQIPRNHSSIVTQQNQVYVVGGLYVDEENKDQPLQSYFFQLDSIASEWVGLPPLPSARCLFGLGEVDDKIYVVAGKDLQTEASLDSVLCYDPVAAKWNEVKSLPIKVYGHNVISHNGMIYCLGGKTDDKKCTNRMFIYNPKKGDWKDLAPMKTPRSMFGVAVHKGKIVIAGGVTEDGLTASVEAFDLKTNKWEVMTEFPQERSSISLVTLAGSLYAIGGFAMIQLESKEFAPTEVNDIWKYEDDKKEWAGMLKEIRYASGASCLATRLNLFKLSKL